A stretch of Cucumis sativus cultivar 9930 chromosome 2, Cucumber_9930_V3, whole genome shotgun sequence DNA encodes these proteins:
- the LOC101220509 gene encoding leucine-rich repeat extensin-like protein 4, translating into MECWVFLGLFLSGLILPTGAVIGGVSGRVGFSFGGGGGSGGNGIWIGGGGGNTPNPTPTPTPTPNPLLETVLNRAYTVLQTWKSAISDDPTGMLTTWVGSDVCSYQGIFCTRLNSGQMSITGIDFNGKNLRGTLIKELALLNDLTLIHLNSNRFYGIVPVTFRQLVRLQELDLSNNNFSGGFPSATLYIPNLRYLDLRFNSFTGGIPESLFYMGLDAIFLNDNQFAGEIPQNLGNSPASVINLANNNFTGAIPASFGYMGPRLKEILFLNNQLSGCIPQGVGFLTDIQVLDFSSNKLFGHLPDTISCMNQVEILNLAHNQLSGVVSDLVCSLRSLIHLSVADNFFSGFNQQCRNLFGGFDLSFNCIPGVTLQRPSPECSVIPGIGLNCFRVPVIPRPLVCGRIVETPTP; encoded by the coding sequence ATGGAGTGTTGGGTTTTTTTGGGTCTTTTTTTAAGTGGTTTAATTCTTCCTACTGGAGCTGTTATCGGCGGGGTAAGTGGCCGAGTTGGTTTCAGCTTTGGTGGTGGCGGAGGCAGTGGTGGAAATGGTATTTGGATCGGTGGTGGAGGGGGAAACACTCCGAATCCGACTCCAACTCCAACTCCAACTCCGAATCCATTATTAGAGACTGTTCTAAACAGAGCATACACTGTTCTTCAGACATGGAAATCTGCCATTTCCGATGACCCAACTGGAATGTTAACCACGTGGGTTGGCTCCGATGTATGTTCTTACCAAGGAATCTTTTGTACACGTCTAAATTCCGGCCAAATGTCCATCACTGGAATCGATTTCAACGGCAAAAATCTCAGAGGAACCCTCATCAAGGAGCTGGCTCTTCTCAACGATCTGACCCTCATTCACTTAAACAGCAACAGATTTTACGGCATCGTTCCGGTGACATTCAGGCAACTCGTACGCCTTCAAGAACTCGATCTCAGCAACAATAATTTCTCCGGTGGATTCCCATCAGCCACTCTCTACATACCAAATCTCAGGTATTTGGACCTCAGATTCAACTCCTTTACCGGCGGAATTCCGGAAAGCTTGTTTTACATGGGATTAGACGCCATTTTCCTCAACGATAACCAATTCGCCGGCGAAATCCCACAAAACCTCGGAAATTCGCCGGCGTCTGTGATAAATTTAGCAAATAATAACTTCACCGGAGCAATCCCGGCGAGTTTTGGGTACATGGGTCCAAGATTGAAGGAAATTCTGTTTCTAAACAACCAATTAAGCGGTTGCATTCCTCAAGGAGTTGGGTTCTTAACAGATATTCAAGTTTTGGATTTCAGCTCCAACAAATTGTTCGGTCATCTTCCTGATACAATCTCTTGTATGAACCAAGTGGAGATTTTGAATCTTGCCCACAACCAATTATCCGGCGTCGTTTCCGATTTGGTCTGTTCTTTAAGAAGCCTCATACATCTATCCGTAGCAGACAATTTCTTCTCCGGGTTCAACCAGCAGTGCCGTAATCTCTTCGGCGGGTTCGATCTGTCGTTCAATTGCATTCCCGGAGTAACTCTTCAGCGGCCGTCACCAGAATGTTCTGTAATTCCGGGAATTGGGTTGAACTGTTTTCGGGTTCCGGTGATTCCCCGGCCATTGGTTTGTGGACGGATAGTTGAAACACCGACGCCGTAA